The following are from one region of the Stigmatella ashevillena genome:
- the gor gene encoding glutathione-disulfide reductase — MAQYDFDLLTIGGGSGGTSASRRAGVLGKRVALFEEDRVGGTCVLRGCVPKKLLVYGSHFREEFEDAAGYGWTAPSPTLDWKKLQEAKNREMDRLNDVYKRLLRDAGVRLIEGRARILDAHTVEAGGQRYTAAHLLIATGSRPAMPSIPGIEHVLSSDGVLSLPKLPRRMIIVGGGYIGVEFASIFNGLGTQVTLLVREDTVLKGFDEDVRSVLSQELRKKGIDLRCGVSVRDVEKKPDGTRSVLTKTGDTLEAEVVLFATGRVPNTRGFGLEEVGVKLDEHGAVVVDEESHSSVPNIHAVGDVTNRLNLTPVAIVEGRALVETLFHGNPTRVDHAVIPSAVFTQPPVGTVGLTEQEAREKHGAVDVYVSSFRPMRHTMSGRNEGAMMKVLTERDTGRVLGFHMVGVDAPEILQGLAVAFQCGVTKKQLDATVGIHPTAAEEFVTLRDKRS; from the coding sequence ATGGCCCAGTATGACTTCGACCTGCTGACGATCGGTGGCGGCTCGGGCGGCACGTCCGCGAGCCGCCGGGCCGGTGTTCTGGGGAAGCGTGTGGCCCTCTTCGAGGAGGACCGCGTGGGCGGCACCTGTGTCCTCCGGGGCTGCGTCCCCAAGAAGCTGCTCGTCTATGGCTCCCACTTTCGCGAAGAGTTCGAGGACGCGGCGGGCTACGGCTGGACCGCCCCCTCGCCCACGCTGGACTGGAAGAAGCTCCAGGAGGCGAAGAACCGGGAGATGGACCGGCTCAATGATGTGTACAAGCGGCTCCTCCGGGACGCGGGGGTACGGCTCATCGAGGGGCGCGCTCGCATCCTGGACGCGCACACCGTGGAGGCAGGGGGCCAGCGCTACACGGCGGCCCACCTGTTGATCGCCACGGGCTCACGCCCGGCGATGCCCAGCATCCCGGGCATCGAGCACGTCCTCTCTTCGGATGGTGTGCTGAGCCTGCCGAAGCTGCCGCGCCGGATGATCATCGTCGGCGGGGGCTACATCGGGGTGGAGTTCGCCAGCATCTTCAATGGTCTAGGGACGCAGGTGACGCTGCTCGTCCGGGAGGACACCGTGCTGAAGGGCTTCGACGAAGATGTCCGCTCGGTGCTCTCCCAGGAGCTGAGAAAGAAGGGCATCGATCTGCGCTGTGGGGTCTCCGTGAGAGATGTCGAGAAGAAGCCCGATGGCACCCGCAGCGTGCTGACGAAGACGGGGGACACGTTGGAGGCGGAGGTGGTGCTGTTCGCCACGGGCCGGGTTCCCAACACCCGGGGCTTCGGACTGGAAGAAGTGGGGGTGAAGCTGGACGAGCACGGGGCGGTGGTGGTGGACGAAGAGTCCCACTCCTCGGTGCCCAACATCCACGCGGTGGGAGACGTGACGAACCGGCTCAACCTCACGCCCGTGGCCATCGTGGAGGGACGGGCGCTGGTGGAGACGCTCTTCCATGGCAACCCCACGCGGGTGGACCACGCGGTGATTCCCTCGGCGGTGTTCACTCAACCTCCCGTGGGGACGGTGGGGCTCACCGAGCAGGAGGCGCGCGAGAAGCACGGCGCGGTGGACGTGTACGTGTCCAGCTTTCGGCCTATGCGGCACACGATGAGCGGGCGGAACGAGGGGGCCATGATGAAGGTCCTCACCGAGCGTGACACGGGCCGGGTGCTGGGCTTCCACATGGTGGGAGTGGACGCTCCGGAGATCCTCCAAGGCCTGGCGGTGGCCTTCCAGTGCGGCGTCACCAAGAAGCAGCTCGATGCGACCGTGGGCATCCACCCCACGGCGGCCGAGGAGTTTGTCACCCTGCGTGACAAGCGCTCGTAG
- a CDS encoding sensor histidine kinase: MSVRVPLRGYRAGFLFAVALLAAVAAFSLWTEVRTGQQVDHLVKEALDRASLIGRIRVDALSLESAIEAHVRAMDDRQRQAANAVMEDILGGIRRSTDAYTKDLPPGETVTWQRFNTACQTLADQVRAAAVFSHRREAERARVHLTDRIRPLVLEVDELATQLAQENAQEARDLAAHIASLRVRNTALGAAATLVAVLISLLVGWHITSVLRRQETTIQRQLEDLGRANEELDSFTHRVAHDLMGPLAPLKGYLTLIRRTGGVVDPGALEMLAQCESSAGRMGELIEALLRFCRAGRRGEHTASELDTAVSTVLLELAQTATALGVTLERELAPGVSVDCPNQLLQVVARNLVSNAVKYTAGQPEPRVTVRVFPAEDEAVLEVVDNGMGMSAATRASLFQPFFRAPEARNRPGHGLGLATVKRLVEAHGGLLVVNSEPGVGTKMEARLPRVKMPVSNAEPLASRHQVSS, translated from the coding sequence GTGAGCGTTCGCGTTCCCCTGCGAGGCTACCGGGCCGGATTTCTCTTCGCGGTGGCGCTCCTGGCCGCCGTGGCGGCCTTCTCCTTGTGGACCGAGGTGCGCACGGGCCAGCAGGTGGACCACCTCGTGAAGGAGGCCCTGGACCGGGCCAGCCTCATCGGCCGGATCCGGGTGGATGCGCTCTCGCTGGAGAGCGCCATCGAAGCCCACGTGCGCGCCATGGATGACCGGCAGCGCCAGGCGGCCAACGCGGTGATGGAGGACATCCTGGGGGGCATTCGCCGCTCCACCGATGCGTACACGAAGGACTTGCCGCCGGGAGAGACGGTGACGTGGCAGCGCTTCAACACGGCCTGCCAGACGCTGGCGGATCAGGTTCGGGCCGCTGCGGTCTTCTCCCATCGCCGAGAGGCGGAGCGCGCCCGGGTCCACCTGACGGACCGCATCCGCCCGCTGGTGCTGGAAGTGGACGAGCTGGCCACCCAACTGGCCCAGGAGAACGCACAGGAAGCGAGGGATCTGGCCGCCCACATCGCCTCGCTGCGCGTGCGCAACACGGCGCTCGGTGCCGCGGCGACGCTGGTGGCGGTGCTCATCTCGCTGCTGGTGGGCTGGCACATCACCTCCGTGCTGCGGCGGCAGGAGACGACGATCCAGCGGCAACTGGAGGATCTGGGGCGCGCGAACGAGGAACTGGATTCCTTCACCCACCGGGTGGCGCACGACTTGATGGGGCCGCTGGCGCCGCTCAAGGGGTACCTGACGCTCATCCGCCGCACGGGCGGGGTGGTGGATCCGGGAGCGCTGGAGATGCTGGCGCAGTGCGAGTCGAGCGCGGGACGCATGGGCGAGCTCATCGAGGCGCTGCTGCGCTTCTGCCGGGCGGGGCGCCGCGGGGAGCACACGGCGTCGGAGCTGGACACGGCGGTGAGCACGGTGCTGCTGGAACTGGCGCAGACCGCCACCGCGCTGGGGGTGACGCTGGAGCGGGAGCTGGCGCCGGGCGTCTCGGTGGACTGCCCCAACCAGCTGCTCCAGGTGGTGGCGCGCAACTTGGTGTCCAACGCGGTGAAGTACACGGCGGGCCAGCCCGAGCCGCGCGTCACCGTCCGGGTGTTCCCGGCGGAAGACGAGGCGGTGCTGGAGGTGGTGGACAACGGCATGGGGATGAGCGCGGCGACGCGGGCGTCGCTCTTCCAGCCGTTCTTCCGCGCGCCCGAGGCCCGCAATCGTCCGGGCCATGGCCTGGGGCTGGCGACCGTGAAGCGGTTGGTGGAGGCGCACGGAGGGCTGCTCGTCGTGAATTCCGAGCCCGGCGTGGGTACGAAGATGGAAGCCCGGCTGCCCCGGGTGAAGATGCCCGTTTCGAACGCCGAGCCCCTCGCTTCCCGCCATCAGGTCTCCTCATGA
- a CDS encoding sigma-54-dependent transcriptional regulator, which translates to MKAPRILAVDDDPHARDLLRRLLGTLGEVMQAPHPEGAIERLTEDGPFDLVLTDMAMPNPGDGLRVLQEVRTRLPDTPVIVVTAFGNIEGALDSIQQGAFDYLAKPFDVDAIVRVARRALDQKRLVEENRSLRKQVERSTLVGRSPALLEVYKQVARAATSNVPVLITGETGTGKEMVARSLHKRSPRATGPFIPVDCGAIAESLMESELFGHSRGAFTGATGARRGLFEEASGGTLFLDEIGDVGLKVQSQLLRVLQEGEIRRVGESAPVKVDVRVVAATNKDLQARVAEGLFREDLLYRLDVVHLRLPPLRERREDITAMVEHFAALHARGGVRPVVTSEALARLAAYEWPGNVRQLENVVARALALNVTGVLGPQDFPEPIGDAPKKLTGLAEDMPSLAELSRRYAAQVLQHVGGNKSEAARLLGVDRKTLYKLLEAAEPEGA; encoded by the coding sequence ATGAAAGCCCCCCGCATCCTCGCCGTCGATGATGATCCGCACGCGAGGGATCTGCTGCGGCGGTTGCTCGGGACCTTGGGCGAGGTGATGCAGGCCCCCCATCCGGAGGGCGCCATCGAGCGGCTGACCGAGGACGGGCCGTTTGACTTGGTGCTCACGGACATGGCGATGCCCAACCCGGGGGACGGCCTGCGGGTGCTGCAGGAGGTGAGGACGCGGCTGCCGGACACGCCGGTCATCGTGGTGACGGCGTTCGGCAACATTGAGGGCGCGCTGGACAGCATCCAGCAGGGGGCCTTCGACTACCTGGCCAAGCCGTTTGACGTGGATGCCATCGTGCGCGTGGCGCGGCGGGCGTTGGACCAGAAGCGGTTGGTGGAGGAGAACCGCTCGCTGCGCAAGCAGGTGGAGCGCAGCACGCTGGTGGGCCGGAGCCCGGCGTTGCTGGAGGTGTACAAGCAGGTGGCGCGTGCGGCGACGAGCAACGTGCCGGTGTTGATTACGGGCGAGACGGGGACGGGCAAGGAGATGGTGGCGCGCTCGCTGCACAAGCGCTCGCCGCGTGCCACGGGGCCGTTCATCCCGGTGGACTGCGGGGCCATCGCCGAGTCGCTGATGGAGAGCGAGCTGTTCGGCCACTCTCGAGGAGCCTTCACGGGGGCCACGGGGGCACGGCGCGGGTTGTTCGAGGAGGCGAGCGGCGGGACGCTGTTCCTGGACGAGATTGGCGACGTGGGGCTGAAGGTCCAGTCACAGCTCTTGCGCGTGCTCCAGGAGGGGGAAATTCGCCGGGTAGGGGAGAGCGCCCCGGTGAAGGTGGACGTGCGGGTGGTGGCGGCGACGAACAAGGACTTGCAGGCGCGGGTGGCGGAGGGGCTGTTCCGAGAGGACCTGCTGTACCGGCTGGACGTGGTGCACCTGCGGCTGCCGCCCTTGCGGGAGCGGCGGGAGGACATCACCGCGATGGTGGAGCACTTCGCGGCGCTGCATGCGCGGGGCGGCGTGCGGCCGGTGGTGACGTCGGAGGCACTGGCCCGGTTGGCGGCATACGAGTGGCCGGGCAACGTGCGGCAGTTGGAGAACGTGGTGGCGCGGGCGCTGGCGCTCAACGTGACGGGGGTCCTGGGTCCTCAGGACTTCCCTGAGCCCATCGGCGATGCGCCCAAGAAGCTGACCGGGCTGGCCGAAGACATGCCGAGCTTGGCGGAGCTGTCCCGGCGGTACGCGGCGCAAGTGCTCCAGCACGTGGGTGGCAACAAGAGCGAGGCGGCACGGCTCCTCGGTGTGGACCGCAAGACGCTCTACAAGTTGCTGGAGGCCGCCGAGCCCGAGGGAGCCTGA
- a CDS encoding GAF domain-containing protein, with the protein MIEVFTKISEATKLLLEKGFTPLHASSALSMVGSALKVDRVYIFENQPYPIRGRMIADARYAWTVPGLTSPLESSTMQSLCLRELAPQWSDLLSQGHIVTSLAKEAPPRMRLLLDDHKTRSMMLAPLRPSKEWWGFVGFDDCQQNRVWGAEEVILLKSLASGLSAALRHRQMRSSLSQTRSQLREMMTLSVNR; encoded by the coding sequence ATGATCGAAGTCTTCACGAAGATTTCTGAAGCGACGAAGCTCCTCCTGGAGAAGGGTTTCACCCCGCTCCACGCCAGCTCGGCGCTGTCCATGGTGGGAAGCGCGCTGAAGGTGGACCGCGTCTACATCTTCGAGAACCAGCCCTACCCCATCCGGGGCCGGATGATCGCGGACGCGCGGTACGCCTGGACGGTCCCGGGCCTCACCTCGCCCCTGGAGTCCTCCACGATGCAGAGCCTGTGCCTGCGGGAGCTGGCCCCCCAGTGGTCGGACCTGCTCTCCCAGGGGCACATCGTCACCAGCCTGGCCAAGGAGGCCCCCCCGCGCATGAGGCTGCTCTTGGATGACCACAAGACGCGCTCGATGATGCTGGCCCCCCTGCGGCCGTCCAAGGAGTGGTGGGGCTTTGTGGGCTTCGATGACTGTCAGCAGAACCGGGTGTGGGGCGCCGAGGAGGTCATCCTGCTCAAGTCCCTGGCAAGCGGGCTGAGCGCGGCGCTGCGCCACCGGCAGATGCGCTCCTCGCTGTCGCAGACGCGCTCGCAGCTGCGCGAGATGATGACCCTGAGCGTGAACCGGTAA
- a CDS encoding serine/threonine-protein kinase, which yields MPSLDTTAISRPRNADSLPGYRLEKLVGMGGMGEVHKATQLSLNRTVAVKLLNPDLAKEADFVARFQKEAAALATLSHPNIVDIVDKGKTDNTYYLVMEFVDGPSLRELMRSPLLTIPESLRMMMEICRGVQYAHTRSVIHRDLKPENILFDQQAGNIAKVTDFGLASFVDDANTRFNLTSTHVSMGTLSYMAPEQRVDAKTADARADIFSLGVILYELLTGEVPLGTFDPPSKHKPEIDGRLDGIVTRCLKPDPEERYPTVSALMADLEPLAPLTLSQISKPLTFWGRVKRSARRAARVAAQGVAVLLVLSALGVLGVAWLRSGEKRPRVMPGAALTADLGPHSTRSLPGRLTKGAERKVVAGDGPDALSLLTAGRPVVSEAKGLVFPAVEGQSRVGRAVVDVVDMEGDIALLKADVLAEPPPSTLAVRLRSVLYGPPPDAQAALMLVGSTGRYVALVQHGAGAPLALEWALGERRGTMLGLFSPTGKAHLEMEIDAEGVLRAFVGTDKDRRPIAEPLIIGPAWQKQLGDAPRPAVGCIEGTCRIEGLSYSLRQAPSVAPVAVAPQAPVPRPAQVSVKPVAKPAPPAKRPPAKAPPAKGGKRK from the coding sequence ATGCCTTCTCTGGACACCACCGCGATTAGCCGGCCGCGCAACGCTGACTCCCTCCCCGGTTACCGCCTCGAAAAGCTCGTGGGCATGGGGGGAATGGGTGAAGTGCACAAGGCCACCCAGCTGTCCCTCAACCGCACCGTGGCGGTGAAGCTGCTCAACCCGGACCTGGCCAAGGAAGCCGACTTCGTCGCGCGCTTCCAGAAAGAGGCCGCCGCGCTGGCCACCCTGTCCCACCCCAACATCGTCGACATCGTCGACAAGGGGAAGACGGACAACACGTACTACCTGGTCATGGAGTTCGTGGATGGGCCCTCGCTGCGCGAGCTGATGCGCTCGCCGCTGCTGACCATTCCCGAGTCCCTGCGGATGATGATGGAGATCTGCCGGGGCGTGCAGTACGCGCACACGCGCAGCGTCATCCATCGGGACCTCAAGCCGGAGAACATCCTCTTCGACCAGCAGGCCGGCAACATCGCCAAGGTGACGGACTTCGGGCTGGCCTCGTTCGTGGACGACGCCAACACCCGCTTCAACCTCACCAGCACCCACGTCTCCATGGGCACGCTGTCCTACATGGCGCCCGAGCAGCGCGTGGACGCGAAGACGGCGGACGCCCGCGCCGACATCTTCTCCTTGGGCGTCATCCTCTATGAGCTGCTCACGGGCGAGGTGCCCCTGGGCACGTTTGATCCGCCCTCCAAGCACAAGCCGGAGATCGACGGGCGGCTGGATGGCATCGTCACCCGCTGCCTGAAGCCGGACCCCGAGGAGCGCTACCCCACGGTGAGCGCCCTCATGGCGGATCTGGAGCCGCTGGCCCCGCTCACCCTCTCGCAGATCTCCAAGCCGCTCACCTTTTGGGGGCGGGTGAAGCGGAGCGCCCGGCGCGCGGCCCGGGTCGCCGCCCAAGGGGTGGCCGTCCTGCTGGTGCTCTCGGCGCTGGGCGTGCTGGGCGTGGCGTGGCTGCGCTCGGGCGAGAAGCGCCCCCGGGTGATGCCCGGCGCCGCGCTCACCGCGGACCTGGGCCCCCACTCCACCCGCTCGCTGCCAGGGCGGCTCACCAAGGGCGCCGAGCGCAAGGTGGTGGCCGGTGATGGGCCCGATGCGCTCTCGCTGCTCACCGCGGGCAGGCCCGTGGTCTCCGAGGCCAAGGGGCTGGTGTTCCCCGCAGTGGAGGGGCAGTCCCGCGTGGGCCGGGCCGTGGTGGACGTGGTGGACATGGAAGGAGACATCGCCCTGCTGAAGGCGGATGTGCTCGCCGAGCCGCCCCCCAGCACCCTGGCCGTGCGCCTGCGCTCGGTGCTCTACGGTCCCCCTCCGGACGCCCAGGCCGCGCTGATGCTGGTGGGCTCCACGGGGCGCTACGTCGCCCTTGTCCAACATGGAGCGGGCGCGCCGCTGGCGCTGGAATGGGCCCTGGGCGAGCGCCGCGGCACCATGCTGGGGCTGTTCTCCCCCACCGGCAAAGCCCACCTGGAGATGGAGATTGACGCCGAGGGGGTGCTGCGCGCCTTCGTGGGCACCGACAAGGATCGCCGCCCCATCGCCGAGCCCCTCATCATCGGCCCGGCCTGGCAGAAGCAGTTGGGCGACGCGCCCCGCCCGGCCGTAGGCTGCATCGAGGGCACCTGCCGCATCGAGGGGCTCAGCTACAGCCTCCGGCAGGCGCCCTCCGTCGCCCCCGTGGCCGTGGCCCCCCAGGCACCGGTGCCCCGGCCCGCCCAGGTTTCCGTCAAACCGGTGGCCAAGCCCGCCCCGCCCGCGAAGCGGCCCCCGGCCAAAGCCCCCCCGGCCAAGGGTGGCAAGCGCAAGTAG
- a CDS encoding RDD family protein, with translation MEPQWDESSVQPQGARCAQHSTRSASTVCSRCGNYACGQCRRVGGDGLEYCSLCIPRMVFLAERSDRFWANLVDQLVLGLPWLAALVVILLFAQLDRPDRGIGLGLFLAAAGTLAVAGYQLHLVAQSGQSIGKRMRGIRVVRSDGSPASLGRIILLRNVVPSAINAACGLFSLIDALFIFQDDRRCLHDQIADTKVVKVSANGR, from the coding sequence ATGGAGCCTCAGTGGGATGAGTCCAGTGTCCAGCCGCAGGGAGCCCGGTGTGCCCAGCACTCCACGCGCTCCGCCAGTACTGTGTGCTCTCGCTGCGGCAACTACGCGTGTGGACAATGCCGCCGGGTGGGCGGCGATGGCCTGGAGTATTGCTCCCTCTGCATCCCACGGATGGTCTTCCTCGCGGAACGGAGCGACCGCTTCTGGGCGAACCTCGTGGACCAGCTTGTCCTGGGCCTTCCCTGGTTGGCCGCCCTCGTCGTCATCCTCTTGTTCGCACAGTTGGACCGCCCTGACAGGGGCATAGGCTTGGGTCTGTTCCTCGCCGCGGCAGGAACCCTTGCCGTGGCGGGGTATCAACTCCACCTCGTCGCGCAATCCGGTCAGAGTATCGGCAAGCGGATGCGAGGCATCCGGGTGGTGCGCTCCGACGGCAGCCCCGCCTCCCTCGGCCGGATCATCCTCCTGCGCAACGTCGTTCCCAGCGCCATCAACGCGGCCTGCGGCCTCTTCAGCCTGATCGACGCCCTGTTCATCTTCCAGGACGACCGCCGCTGCCTCCACGACCAGATCGCTGACACCAAGGTCGTGAAGGTCTCCGCGAACGGACGCTGA
- a CDS encoding putative metal-binding motif-containing protein gives MTVAYTFRTQCLVVSAQDGDNGEPERQRLTSSLKQLQTGSAEAVVAVFRKASWSRTLRITATAYGNSSCEGSVLAKKESTVNLPETQIVEHRIDLAAPDEDEDGYIPADQGGADCNDTDPAFHPGVQEVCDGKDNNCDGNSDEGVGPNWYPDADGDTFGDMKATPFASCAQPASQGTTQYVLDNSDCLDSNKNVFPRKDVNETQCDEVDDDCDGIVDDGFAQKGKACSDPCPEGKFVCNDNHDGLACSGAPPKEPYYTDADGDGTGDGRSASAGVKCPKDPYPPKTVSNKDDCDDQDPYNAGGNFEVCDAQDNNCNSAVDEDDACMGKGWKALTDSALTGRNWKTVALAQNGWVWVAGDGGKLAVRKTTNASFSSLDGQCDNHDWTAAWARSDGAVFLSGGMGRVAWHDGTNCHDKTFLGHTFPPESIVGRFDGNTTRLYAVNKGGLLFTWTPGTSANQLFDLGGPSYFSIHTHPESAQLLLVGGTNEYDASNSTPLISGHPGTGGEPQLINHTFTGVPPQYRGYLLAVWMASPTLAYAVGNKGIVLKWNGNKDWSYVNLPIDSPVVDYTSVVALDQYSIYITDTEGRIRLLKPSGWAPAPLYDGAHALRDIAAMSMNDIWAVGDNGLVVHFAE, from the coding sequence TTGACGGTCGCCTACACCTTCAGGACCCAGTGCCTTGTTGTCAGCGCACAGGACGGTGACAACGGCGAGCCAGAGCGTCAGCGGCTCACGAGCAGCTTGAAGCAGCTCCAAACAGGGTCCGCAGAGGCAGTGGTCGCAGTATTCCGCAAAGCCAGCTGGAGTCGGACGCTGCGCATCACGGCCACCGCCTACGGGAACTCCTCTTGCGAAGGCTCCGTACTCGCGAAGAAAGAGAGCACCGTTAACCTTCCAGAAACACAAATCGTTGAGCACCGGATCGACCTGGCAGCACCCGATGAGGATGAGGATGGTTACATCCCCGCCGATCAAGGCGGAGCGGATTGCAACGATACCGACCCGGCGTTCCATCCGGGCGTCCAGGAAGTGTGTGACGGCAAGGACAACAACTGTGACGGCAATAGTGATGAGGGCGTGGGGCCCAACTGGTATCCCGATGCGGATGGCGACACCTTCGGAGACATGAAGGCCACTCCGTTCGCCAGCTGCGCTCAGCCCGCGTCACAGGGCACCACTCAGTATGTGCTGGACAACTCGGACTGCCTGGACTCGAACAAGAATGTTTTCCCTCGTAAGGACGTCAACGAGACTCAATGTGATGAGGTAGATGACGACTGCGACGGAATTGTGGATGACGGCTTCGCCCAAAAAGGAAAAGCCTGCAGCGATCCGTGCCCTGAGGGAAAATTTGTCTGCAACGACAACCATGATGGGCTGGCTTGCAGTGGTGCTCCCCCAAAGGAACCTTACTACACGGACGCGGATGGTGACGGAACGGGCGACGGACGCAGTGCCAGCGCAGGGGTAAAGTGCCCTAAAGACCCTTACCCTCCGAAGACCGTCTCCAACAAGGATGATTGCGATGACCAGGATCCCTACAACGCAGGAGGGAATTTCGAAGTCTGTGATGCCCAGGACAACAACTGCAATTCCGCGGTGGATGAGGACGATGCCTGCATGGGCAAAGGCTGGAAAGCACTCACCGATTCAGCCCTCACGGGCCGCAACTGGAAAACGGTCGCACTCGCTCAGAATGGCTGGGTCTGGGTGGCGGGGGATGGAGGCAAGCTCGCAGTCCGAAAAACTACCAATGCGAGCTTTTCCAGCCTGGATGGGCAGTGCGATAACCACGACTGGACAGCAGCTTGGGCCCGCAGCGATGGCGCCGTGTTTCTCTCAGGTGGTATGGGGCGAGTTGCATGGCATGACGGCACCAACTGCCACGACAAAACATTCTTAGGCCATACATTTCCCCCAGAGAGCATTGTTGGACGCTTCGATGGAAATACGACGCGGCTCTATGCCGTGAACAAAGGTGGATTACTCTTCACCTGGACCCCAGGCACTTCAGCCAACCAGCTCTTCGATTTGGGTGGCCCTTCTTATTTCAGCATACACACACACCCTGAATCGGCTCAGCTTCTGCTGGTCGGCGGAACAAACGAGTATGATGCATCCAACTCGACCCCACTGATTTCCGGCCATCCTGGAACCGGCGGTGAGCCTCAACTCATAAACCATACATTTACTGGCGTCCCTCCTCAATACAGAGGTTATCTTCTGGCAGTATGGATGGCCTCACCAACTCTTGCTTATGCCGTGGGAAACAAAGGGATCGTCCTGAAGTGGAATGGGAATAAAGACTGGTCTTATGTGAACCTTCCGATAGACAGTCCTGTTGTTGATTACACAAGCGTGGTGGCACTAGACCAGTACTCCATCTACATCACTGACACAGAAGGTCGCATTCGCCTACTCAAACCCAGTGGCTGGGCTCCTGCCCCTCTTTATGACGGAGCGCACGCCCTGCGGGATATCGCGGCCATGTCGATGAATGATATCTGGGCCGTGGGCGATAACGGCCTCGTGGTTCATTTCGCGGAGTGA
- a CDS encoding 1,4-dihydroxy-2-naphthoyl-CoA synthase encodes MVSAIFNPARWKAVDGFNFKDITFHRAVDQGTVRIAFNRPEVRNAFRPRTVDELATALEATRFMTDVGCVLITGNGPSPKDGGWAFCSGGDQRIRGKDGYKYEGEAGKADPARLGRLHILEVQRQIRFLPKVVIAVVPGWAVGGGHSLHVVCDMTLASREHAVFKQTDPDVASFDSGYGSALLARQIGQKRAREIFFIGRNYTAEEAFQMGMVNAVVPHDQLEEFALEWGTEINTKSPTAIKMLKYGFNLPDEGLVGQQLFAGEATRLAYGTEEAQEGRDAFVQKRKRDFKRFPWTY; translated from the coding sequence ATGGTTTCAGCCATCTTCAACCCGGCCCGTTGGAAGGCCGTGGACGGCTTCAACTTCAAGGACATCACCTTCCACCGCGCGGTGGACCAGGGCACGGTGCGCATCGCCTTCAACCGCCCCGAGGTGCGCAATGCCTTCCGTCCGCGCACGGTGGATGAGCTGGCCACGGCGCTGGAGGCCACCCGATTCATGACGGACGTGGGCTGCGTCCTCATCACCGGCAATGGGCCCTCGCCCAAGGATGGGGGATGGGCGTTCTGCTCGGGAGGCGATCAGCGCATCCGTGGCAAGGACGGCTACAAGTACGAGGGCGAGGCGGGCAAGGCGGACCCTGCGCGCCTGGGCCGGCTGCACATCCTCGAGGTGCAGCGGCAGATCCGCTTCCTGCCCAAGGTGGTCATCGCGGTGGTGCCGGGTTGGGCGGTGGGCGGTGGCCACAGCCTGCACGTGGTGTGTGACATGACGCTCGCCAGCCGGGAGCACGCCGTCTTCAAGCAGACGGACCCGGATGTGGCCAGCTTCGACAGCGGTTACGGCTCGGCACTGCTGGCCCGGCAGATTGGCCAGAAACGCGCGCGGGAGATCTTCTTCATCGGCCGCAACTACACGGCGGAAGAGGCCTTCCAGATGGGCATGGTGAACGCGGTCGTTCCCCACGATCAGTTGGAGGAGTTCGCGCTTGAGTGGGGCACGGAGATCAACACCAAGAGCCCCACGGCCATCAAGATGCTCAAGTACGGCTTCAACCTTCCGGATGAGGGGCTGGTGGGCCAGCAGCTCTTCGCGGGCGAGGCCACGCGCCTGGCGTATGGCACCGAGGAAGCCCAGGAGGGGCGGGACGCCTTCGTGCAGAAGCGCAAGCGCGACTTCAAGCGCTTCCCCTGGACGTACTGA
- a CDS encoding DUSAM domain-containing protein translates to MTGKIDWVPIRTLARRVLEQGEPLELTDKVHALLRRSAREVAIPAKDVEKALHSLPTATALLRKISRRIRVGSRRLMDAKLRADRLSDAGNLKGAREQIAKALAVEVVPLYRKHAKKALANLARLQKVATSGRVDPKLSEHSQLFILLHRLDQGKHLKPTKGMRAFLRHAAAEVGISEAETKEDLASQGSAGALLRKIVERRRKGRRRLERALLRMMDLRDAGDLEGARQQMRDLLAVEVVPVYRQAAEENLAGLEESPPTS, encoded by the coding sequence ATGACCGGCAAGATTGACTGGGTTCCAATCCGAACACTGGCGCGACGCGTATTGGAGCAGGGCGAGCCACTGGAGCTCACGGACAAGGTGCACGCCCTACTGCGGCGGTCCGCACGGGAGGTGGCAATCCCCGCCAAGGACGTTGAGAAGGCCCTCCACAGCCTGCCCACCGCTACGGCCTTGCTCCGGAAGATCAGCAGGCGTATCCGGGTCGGCTCACGGCGGCTGATGGACGCCAAACTCCGCGCTGACCGCCTGAGTGATGCCGGAAACTTGAAGGGAGCACGCGAACAGATCGCGAAGGCGCTCGCGGTCGAGGTCGTGCCGCTCTACCGCAAGCACGCCAAGAAGGCGCTGGCCAACCTCGCCCGGCTACAGAAGGTTGCGACGAGTGGGCGGGTGGATCCGAAGCTGTCCGAGCACTCTCAGCTCTTCATCCTCTTGCACCGCCTCGATCAGGGCAAGCATCTGAAACCCACCAAGGGGATGCGTGCCTTCCTGCGCCATGCCGCCGCAGAAGTGGGTATCAGTGAGGCTGAGACCAAAGAGGATCTGGCAAGTCAGGGAAGCGCAGGGGCCTTGCTTCGGAAGATCGTGGAACGCAGGCGGAAGGGAAGGAGGCGACTCGAACGTGCCCTCTTGCGAATGATGGACCTTCGGGATGCGGGTGACCTCGAAGGCGCCCGCCAGCAGATGCGCGATCTGCTGGCTGTGGAGGTCGTGCCGGTGTACCGCCAAGCTGCCGAGGAGAACCTCGCAGGATTGGAGGAGTCTCCACCGACATCGTGA